A section of the Orenia marismortui DSM 5156 genome encodes:
- the ptsG gene encoding glucose-specific PTS transporter subunit IIBC: MKAFKQLQKIGKALMTPVAILPAAGLLLAFGTSLGIPLMSDAGGVIFSNLALLFAVGSAIGLAGGDGVAALAAVVSFLILNKTMGIVAGVTPEMVANNPGFANVVGIPTMQTGVFGGLIAGIIAAIMYNKFFDIELPDFLGFFAGKRFVPIATAAVSFVVGLILPTIWSPIQEGLFQLSHLANETNTNVSTFIFGVIERALIPFGLHHIFYSPFWFEFGEYVNKAGEVVRGDQAIWFAMLKDGVANFSSDTYQGAGKFMTGKFPFMMFGLPAAALAMYHEAKPSRRKVVGGILFSAALTSFLTGITEPIEFSFLFVAPILYGIHVIFAGFSFMLMNMLGVRIGMTFSGGLIDFISFGVLPGMTPWWIAILVGLVFAVIYYFGFRFAIRKWDLATPGRGDEETETEELEADSRAEAILEALGGAENVEEIDACITRLRVSTVDPSKVDDNRLKELGASGVMKPGGGAVQAIFGPKSEGIKDQIKKLL; the protein is encoded by the coding sequence ATGAAAGCATTCAAACAATTGCAAAAAATCGGTAAGGCTTTAATGACACCTGTGGCAATCTTGCCAGCAGCTGGATTGTTATTGGCATTTGGTACAAGTTTAGGTATTCCATTGATGTCTGATGCAGGTGGAGTAATTTTTAGTAACTTAGCATTATTATTTGCAGTAGGTTCTGCTATTGGACTTGCTGGTGGTGATGGTGTTGCAGCATTAGCAGCTGTTGTTTCTTTCTTGATACTTAATAAAACTATGGGTATTGTTGCTGGAGTAACTCCAGAAATGGTAGCTAATAATCCAGGTTTTGCAAATGTAGTAGGTATTCCTACAATGCAAACAGGGGTATTTGGAGGTCTTATTGCTGGTATAATCGCAGCAATTATGTACAATAAGTTCTTTGATATTGAATTGCCAGACTTTTTGGGTTTCTTTGCAGGTAAAAGATTCGTTCCTATTGCAACAGCAGCAGTTTCTTTTGTAGTAGGATTAATTTTACCAACTATTTGGAGTCCAATTCAAGAAGGTTTATTCCAATTATCTCATTTAGCAAATGAAACTAATACAAATGTTTCAACATTCATTTTTGGAGTTATCGAAAGAGCATTAATTCCATTTGGATTACATCATATTTTCTATTCACCATTCTGGTTTGAATTTGGTGAATATGTGAATAAAGCAGGAGAAGTTGTAAGAGGAGACCAAGCAATTTGGTTTGCTATGTTAAAAGATGGTGTTGCTAACTTTAGTTCAGACACTTATCAAGGTGCAGGTAAATTTATGACTGGTAAGTTCCCATTCATGATGTTTGGATTACCAGCTGCAGCATTAGCAATGTATCATGAAGCTAAACCTTCTAGAAGAAAAGTTGTTGGAGGTATTTTATTCTCAGCAGCGTTAACATCTTTCTTAACAGGTATTACAGAACCAATTGAATTTTCATTCTTATTTGTGGCACCAATATTATATGGTATTCATGTAATATTTGCAGGATTTTCATTTATGTTAATGAATATGCTAGGTGTTAGAATTGGTATGACTTTCTCTGGTGGACTTATTGACTTTATTTCCTTTGGTGTATTACCAGGAATGACACCATGGTGGATAGCTATTCTAGTTGGATTAGTTTTCGCAGTTATTTACTACTTTGGATTCCGTTTTGCTATTAGAAAATGGGACTTAGCTACACCAGGTAGAGGAGATGAAGAAACTGAAACTGAAGAGCTAGAAGCAGATTCAAGAGCTGAAGCTATTTTAGAAGCTTTAGGTGGAGCGGAAAATGTTGAAGAAATTGATGCATGTATTACTCGTTTAAGAGTATCAACTGTTGATCCTTCTAAAGTTGATGATAATAGATTAAAAGAACTAGGTGCTTCTGGTGTTATGAAACCAGGTGGCGGTGCAGTTCAAGCTATCTTTGGTCCAAAATCTGAAGGAATCAAGGATCAAATTAAAAAGTTACTTTAA
- a CDS encoding PTS sugar transporter subunit IIA — MFGLFKKDKAVTLTSPLTGKVLDLSKVPDEVFSNKMVGDGVAIEPTDGVLVSPVKGTIKQIFPTKHAVGIETDEGVEILMHIGINTVELSGEGFEKLAEVGSKVKVGDKLIKFDLDYIEENATSIITPILITNMDDIKGIDRLSDGEVKLGENELLKVKL, encoded by the coding sequence ATGTTTGGACTCTTCAAAAAAGATAAAGCTGTTACTTTAACTTCTCCATTAACTGGGAAGGTTTTAGATTTAAGTAAAGTACCAGATGAAGTTTTTTCTAATAAGATGGTTGGAGATGGAGTAGCTATAGAACCAACTGATGGTGTTTTAGTATCTCCTGTAAAGGGAACTATTAAACAAATTTTTCCAACCAAGCATGCTGTAGGTATTGAAACTGATGAAGGTGTTGAAATCTTAATGCATATAGGTATTAATACTGTGGAATTAAGTGGAGAAGGTTTTGAAAAATTAGCGGAAGTAGGTAGTAAAGTAAAAGTTGGCGATAAATTGATTAAATTTGATTTAGATTATATTGAAGAAAATGCAACTTCAATTATTACTCCTATTTTGATTACTAATATGGATGATATAAAAGGGATTGACAGACTTAGTGATGGGGAAGTTAAATTAGGGGAAAATGAATTATTAAAAGTTAAGTTATAA
- the hemA gene encoding glutamyl-tRNA reductase yields the protein MDLIVIGLNYRTAPLELREKLSLTKKQQQEILERIKLSPKVEGAIVLSTCNRTELYLEVENSADNKIAFEIFNLISNLSVETLKNYIYIYNEIEAITHLYRVASGIDSLVIGEVQILGQVKRAFYRSRDLGLIDSYLYKIFTDAFRVAKQVRTETKISYGATSISYVAVELTKKIFGSLSGETVLILGAGKMSELALKSLVDNGVTGVMVANRTYSRGEELANKFCAKVVRWNQLDEWVNKVDIIIASTAAPHYVLHYNLVKQVMDTKRGPLFLIDIALPRDIDPRVAKIPGVHLYDIDDLEEVVEDNLAKRKEELKKVEAIIKNEIASLEEWINQQQAIPLIKDLRRRADTIKEEELSRALHKLESSDERLVVEELANRLTNKLLHLPTIKIKELAQNENSKEKLSIIQKLFE from the coding sequence GTGGACTTAATAGTTATTGGCTTGAATTATAGAACTGCTCCTTTGGAGCTTAGAGAGAAGTTATCTTTAACTAAGAAGCAACAGCAAGAAATTCTAGAAAGAATAAAACTTAGTCCCAAGGTAGAAGGGGCAATAGTGCTATCTACCTGTAATAGAACAGAACTTTATCTTGAAGTTGAAAATTCAGCAGATAATAAGATAGCTTTTGAAATATTTAATTTGATTTCTAATTTGAGTGTAGAGACTTTAAAGAACTATATATATATTTATAATGAAATAGAAGCAATAACACACCTGTATAGAGTAGCTAGTGGAATTGATTCTTTAGTAATAGGTGAGGTTCAGATATTAGGGCAGGTAAAAAGAGCATTTTACAGATCTAGAGATTTAGGTTTAATAGATAGTTATTTATATAAAATATTTACCGATGCTTTTAGAGTTGCAAAGCAAGTAAGAACAGAGACTAAGATAAGTTATGGTGCTACTTCAATAAGTTATGTAGCTGTAGAGTTAACCAAAAAGATATTTGGCTCATTATCTGGAGAAACTGTATTAATTTTAGGAGCAGGGAAGATGAGTGAATTAGCTTTAAAATCTTTGGTTGATAATGGAGTTACAGGTGTTATGGTAGCTAATAGAACTTATAGTCGTGGAGAAGAGTTAGCTAACAAATTCTGTGCTAAGGTTGTTAGATGGAATCAATTAGATGAATGGGTTAATAAGGTGGATATTATTATTGCTTCTACAGCTGCTCCTCATTATGTTTTACATTATAATTTAGTTAAGCAAGTAATGGATACTAAAAGAGGCCCATTATTTTTAATTGATATTGCTCTGCCTAGGGATATTGATCCTAGAGTAGCCAAAATACCTGGGGTTCATCTTTATGATATAGATGATTTAGAAGAAGTGGTAGAGGATAATTTAGCCAAACGCAAAGAAGAATTAAAGAAAGTAGAGGCTATAATAAAAAATGAAATAGCTAGCTTAGAAGAGTGGATAAATCAACAGCAAGCTATTCCATTAATCAAAGACTTGAGAAGAAGAGCTGATACTATCAAGGAAGAAGAGTTAAGCAGAGCTCTACATAAATTAGAGAGTAGTGATGAAAGATTAGTTGTTGAAGAATTAGCTAATCGCTTAACTAATAAGCTATTACATTTACCAACTATTAAAATTAAAGAATTGGCTCAAAATGAAAATAGTAAAGAGAAGTTAAGTATTATCCAAAAGCTTTTTGAATAA
- the glcT gene encoding glucose PTS transporter transcription antiterminator GlcT, translating to MTLKEGSNQIYEIKKVFNNNVVLAIKKNNYNQTNEVILLGKGLGFAKNQGDILSSDKCNIEKEFIPVNEEKKEQYQQLVENVNEEIIGLTTEIIAMVSNELNEELDKHIHIALADHIAFALKRIKEGMDIVNPFLPETKTLYYKEYNLAKRAAKMIEERSGVPIPESEVGFITFHIHGARSNRGRSRAVKYTSLIKKMINVIEKELDIELTSESLNYARLVTHLRFALERIEENKTNQNPLLEKIKNDLNFSYQVADKLSLMIYEELELKVPEDEKGYLAMHLERLKKNLI from the coding sequence GTGACTTTAAAAGAAGGTTCTAATCAAATTTATGAGATAAAGAAAGTTTTTAATAATAATGTTGTATTGGCAATCAAAAAAAATAATTATAATCAAACTAATGAAGTTATTCTGTTGGGAAAAGGCTTAGGATTTGCTAAAAACCAAGGAGATATTCTATCTTCTGATAAATGTAATATAGAGAAAGAATTTATTCCTGTTAATGAAGAAAAGAAAGAGCAGTATCAACAGTTAGTAGAAAATGTTAATGAAGAGATAATTGGTTTGACCACAGAGATAATAGCTATGGTAAGTAATGAGTTAAATGAGGAGTTGGATAAACATATTCATATAGCTTTGGCTGATCATATTGCTTTTGCTTTAAAGCGTATTAAAGAAGGAATGGATATTGTCAATCCTTTTTTACCAGAAACCAAAACTTTATATTATAAAGAATATAATTTAGCTAAGAGAGCAGCTAAGATGATTGAAGAACGTTCAGGAGTTCCAATACCTGAAAGTGAGGTTGGATTTATTACTTTTCATATACATGGAGCAAGAAGTAATAGGGGTAGGTCTAGAGCAGTTAAATATACTTCATTGATTAAAAAGATGATTAATGTTATTGAAAAAGAGTTAGATATTGAATTGACTAGTGAGAGTTTAAATTACGCTCGACTTGTTACTCACTTAAGATTTGCTTTAGAAAGAATAGAAGAGAATAAAACTAATCAGAACCCTCTATTAGAAAAAATAAAGAATGATTTGAATTTTTCTTATCAGGTGGCAGATAAATTATCTTTGATGATTTATGAAGAACTAGAATTAAAAGTACCTGAAGATGAAAAGGGTTATTTAGCTATGCATTTGGAAAGACTAAAAAAGAATTTAATATAA
- a CDS encoding PTS sugar transporter subunit IIA, with translation MFGIFKKKKSVELAAPLTGKVVKLAEVPDEVFSQKMVGDGLAIEPTEGVLVSPVDGVIKQIFPTKHAVGIETKEGAEILIHIGINTVELQGEGFEKLAEEGDKVKVGDEIIKVDLDYIKENATSTITPVLITNMDDIKELKILDNQNVTSGEDKILSVEVK, from the coding sequence ATGTTTGGTATTTTTAAAAAGAAAAAAAGTGTTGAATTAGCAGCCCCATTAACTGGAAAGGTAGTTAAATTGGCTGAGGTTCCAGATGAAGTATTTTCTCAGAAAATGGTTGGAGATGGATTAGCTATAGAACCAACTGAGGGAGTTTTAGTATCTCCAGTAGATGGAGTGATTAAACAGATATTTCCTACTAAACATGCTGTAGGTATCGAAACTAAAGAAGGTGCTGAAATTTTAATTCATATTGGTATCAATACTGTAGAACTTCAGGGTGAAGGGTTTGAGAAATTAGCTGAAGAAGGAGATAAAGTAAAGGTTGGAGATGAAATTATTAAAGTTGATTTGGATTATATTAAAGAAAATGCAACTTCAACTATTACTCCAGTTCTTATTACTAATATGGATGATATTAAAGAATTAAAAATATTAGATAATCAAAATGTTACTTCAGGAGAAGATAAGATTTTATCAGTAGAGGTTAAGTAA
- the cobA gene encoding uroporphyrinogen-III C-methyltransferase, translating into MSGKVFLVGAGPGDEGLITVKGLEAIKEADVILYDRLANPSLLEYRQESAELFYVGKKAKHHYKTQDQINQLLIEEAKKGKIVTRLKGGDPFIYGRGGEEGEELVKAGVDFEVVPGITSPIAVPAYAGIPLTHRDYNSSVAFVTGHEDPNKDEPSVDWQQLATSVGNLVILMGVGNLSKIVPELIAGGRNPKTPVALIRWGTRPEQKTLVGTLENIVEKVENDNFKPPAIIVVGEVVNLREDLNWFENKALFSKKIVVTRPTKQAKGFYQALLKEGAEVIKAPAIEIAPPVDYTNLDHSLEQLSTYDWIIFTSINGVKAVMKRLFELGKDVRALAGVKISAIGPKTAAEVESYGLRVDYIPDSYVSESILSGFEGEDLSNKRFLLPRADIAREVLIEGLKDLGAKVNNVVAYRTIPGSGNENLTRRLSEGEVDLLTFTSSSTVHNFIKYLGEDYEELVSDVKVACIGPVTTQTAREYNLNIEIIAKEYTIEGLLAAIKTYYSKKHKFDN; encoded by the coding sequence ATGTCAGGAAAAGTATTTTTAGTTGGAGCAGGACCTGGGGATGAAGGGTTGATTACGGTTAAAGGGTTGGAAGCAATAAAAGAAGCCGATGTAATCTTATATGATAGATTAGCCAACCCAAGCTTATTAGAGTATAGACAAGAATCAGCTGAATTATTTTATGTAGGAAAAAAAGCCAAACACCACTATAAAACTCAGGATCAAATTAATCAATTATTAATTGAAGAAGCTAAAAAAGGAAAGATAGTTACTCGCTTAAAAGGAGGAGACCCCTTTATTTATGGGCGGGGTGGAGAAGAGGGAGAAGAATTAGTTAAGGCAGGGGTAGATTTTGAAGTAGTACCTGGAATTACTTCGCCAATAGCTGTACCGGCTTATGCTGGGATCCCTTTAACTCATCGAGATTATAACTCTTCAGTAGCTTTTGTTACTGGGCATGAAGATCCTAATAAGGATGAGCCTAGTGTTGATTGGCAGCAATTAGCTACAAGTGTAGGTAATTTGGTAATATTGATGGGCGTGGGGAATTTGTCCAAAATTGTTCCTGAACTGATTGCAGGTGGGCGTAATCCTAAAACTCCAGTTGCACTAATAAGGTGGGGGACAAGGCCTGAACAAAAGACTTTAGTTGGAACTTTGGAGAATATAGTTGAGAAAGTAGAGAATGATAACTTTAAACCACCAGCAATTATAGTTGTAGGAGAGGTGGTAAATCTAAGAGAAGACTTAAATTGGTTTGAGAATAAAGCTTTATTTTCTAAAAAAATTGTAGTAACTAGACCAACTAAGCAGGCCAAAGGATTTTATCAAGCTTTATTAAAAGAAGGAGCAGAAGTAATAAAAGCACCAGCAATTGAGATAGCTCCACCGGTTGATTATACAAATCTAGATCATAGTTTAGAGCAACTTTCAACTTATGATTGGATTATTTTTACTAGTATTAATGGGGTTAAAGCGGTTATGAAACGTTTGTTTGAGTTAGGAAAAGATGTTAGGGCTTTAGCAGGTGTCAAGATTTCTGCTATAGGACCTAAGACTGCAGCTGAAGTAGAGTCTTATGGTTTGCGAGTAGATTATATTCCTGATTCTTATGTAAGTGAGAGCATCTTATCTGGATTTGAAGGAGAAGATCTAAGTAATAAACGCTTCTTATTGCCTAGAGCAGATATTGCCAGAGAGGTACTAATAGAGGGGTTGAAAGATTTAGGTGCAAAAGTTAATAATGTTGTAGCTTACCGTACTATTCCAGGTTCAGGAAATGAGAATTTAACAAGAAGATTATCAGAGGGTGAAGTTGATCTGTTGACCTTTACCAGTTCCTCAACAGTACATAACTTCATTAAATATTTAGGAGAAGACTATGAAGAGTTAGTCTCAGATGTCAAAGTAGCCTGTATTGGTCCGGTTACAACTCAGACAGCTAGAGAATATAATTTAAATATTGAGATCATTGCTAAAGAATATACAATAGAAGGATTGTTAGCTGCAATAAAAACTTATTATTCTAAAAAGCACAAGTTTGATAATTGA
- a CDS encoding precorrin-2 dehydrogenase/sirohydrochlorin ferrochelatase family protein, with the protein MNTYPINLKLIGKKVLVIGGGQVACRKIRRLVRTGSEITIVSPELTPELEAMINDYSITYYSRNFKDEDLRGVFLVFALTDNRRVNNRIYQLADENNILINVADSLEESTFTLPSIIKRGDLLLTISTGGSLPALSKEIRRNLEEEFGLEYSTFLAMLKRIRPIILKEIDDKEERRKIFRSLADLRLIEQFTQDKEAALDEVKSILGDNIAKKLFLD; encoded by the coding sequence ATGAATACTTATCCGATAAATTTAAAATTAATAGGAAAGAAAGTATTAGTTATTGGTGGGGGGCAAGTCGCTTGTCGAAAGATTAGAAGGTTAGTTAGAACAGGATCAGAAATTACTATAGTTAGCCCTGAGTTAACACCTGAATTAGAGGCTATGATTAATGATTATAGTATAACTTATTATTCAAGAAATTTTAAAGATGAAGATTTAAGAGGAGTATTTTTAGTTTTTGCTTTAACAGATAATAGAAGGGTCAATAATAGAATTTATCAGTTAGCAGATGAAAATAATATTTTAATTAATGTAGCAGATAGTTTAGAAGAATCCACTTTCACTTTGCCTTCTATAATCAAGCGGGGAGATTTATTATTAACTATTTCTACTGGAGGAAGTTTACCTGCTTTATCAAAAGAGATTAGAAGAAACTTAGAAGAGGAATTTGGTTTAGAATATAGCACTTTTTTAGCTATGTTGAAAAGAATTAGGCCTATAATCTTAAAAGAGATTGATGATAAAGAAGAAAGAAGAAAGATTTTTAGAAGTTTAGCTGATTTAAGATTAATAGAACAATTCACTCAAGATAAAGAAGCTGCTTTAGATGAAGTTAAATCTATCTTAGGTGATAATATCGCTAAAAAGCTATTTTTAGATTGA
- the hemC gene encoding hydroxymethylbilane synthase → MEISIGTRKSQLAIAQSQLVADELKNNFPDYQFNLKKMSTKGDRITDRALIDIGGKGLFIKEIELALLKGNIDLAIHSLKDVPSQIADQFEIVATPKRANPLDVLISKEDQTLDQLAKGAKIGTGSLRRRAQLLNYRPDLEVVAIRGNIDTRIKKLSSEDLDGIILAAAGLERMGWEDKITQYLDPEISLPAVGQGALALEVKRDNYSIKEVIKKINDRDTFDAIRAERAFLGYLEGSCKVPIGAYADLEGDSLVVDGMVASVDGSRLLRAKVRGLRSEAKELGVKLAKELVEQGASEILAEIKGAG, encoded by the coding sequence TTGGAAATAAGTATAGGTACTAGAAAGAGCCAATTGGCTATAGCCCAAAGCCAACTTGTAGCAGATGAATTGAAAAATAATTTCCCCGATTATCAATTTAATTTAAAGAAGATGAGTACCAAAGGTGATAGAATTACCGACAGAGCATTAATAGATATTGGTGGCAAAGGATTATTTATTAAAGAAATAGAGTTAGCTTTATTGAAAGGAAATATTGATTTAGCCATACATAGTTTAAAGGATGTTCCAAGTCAGATAGCAGATCAGTTTGAGATTGTAGCTACTCCTAAGCGAGCTAATCCCTTGGATGTTTTAATCTCAAAGGAAGATCAGACTTTAGATCAATTGGCAAAAGGAGCTAAAATTGGGACAGGGAGTTTAAGAAGAAGAGCACAACTGTTGAATTATCGACCTGATTTAGAAGTGGTAGCGATTAGAGGAAATATTGATACTAGGATTAAGAAGTTATCTAGTGAAGATTTAGATGGGATTATTTTAGCTGCTGCTGGTTTAGAGAGAATGGGTTGGGAGGATAAAATCACCCAATACTTAGATCCGGAAATATCTTTACCTGCAGTTGGACAGGGGGCTTTAGCTTTGGAAGTTAAGAGGGATAATTACAGTATTAAGGAGGTTATTAAGAAGATAAATGATAGAGATACTTTTGATGCTATTAGAGCTGAACGGGCTTTTTTAGGTTATTTAGAAGGCAGTTGCAAGGTGCCAATAGGAGCTTATGCAGATCTTGAAGGTGATAGTCTAGTAGTAGATGGTATGGTAGCAAGTGTAGATGGAAGTAGATTACTTAGAGCTAAAGTTAGAGGTTTAAGAAGTGAAGCCAAAGAATTAGGAGTTAAATTAGCAAAAGAGTTGGTTGAACAGGGAGCTTCAGAGATTTTAGCCGAGATTAAGGGGGCAGGATAA
- the hemB gene encoding porphobilinogen synthase: protein MDLIHRPRRLRTTAGIRNLVRETKLNKEDFIYPLFVIGGEDIKEEIPSMPGNYHFSLDQLMIEVEEVVKLGIGGILLFGIPDHKDEIGSSAWSEGGIVQQACRKIKEEYPELLLITDVCLCQYTSHGHCGTLEDGCLLNDPTLENLAKVALSHAKAGADMVAPSDMMDGRVIAIREKLDQACYDDVAIMSYSAKYASAFYGPFRDAAHSAPKQGDRKSYQMDPANSDEALREMKLDLDESADIIMVKPALAYLDIIRRAKDNFITPIAAYNVSGEYAMIKAAAEKDWVNEKAIVLEMLTSIKRAGAEIIITYWAKDAAKWINDY, encoded by the coding sequence ATGGATTTAATACATAGACCACGTCGATTAAGAACTACAGCAGGAATTAGAAATTTAGTACGAGAAACAAAATTAAATAAAGAAGATTTTATCTATCCACTTTTTGTAATTGGAGGAGAAGATATTAAAGAAGAGATACCTTCTATGCCAGGGAATTATCATTTTTCTCTAGATCAGTTAATGATAGAGGTAGAAGAGGTTGTAAAATTGGGCATTGGAGGTATATTATTATTTGGGATTCCAGACCATAAAGATGAGATAGGTTCTAGTGCTTGGTCAGAAGGTGGAATTGTACAACAAGCATGCCGTAAGATTAAAGAGGAATATCCAGAACTATTGTTGATCACAGATGTTTGTTTATGCCAATATACTAGCCATGGACATTGTGGAACTCTTGAAGATGGTTGTTTATTAAATGATCCAACTCTTGAAAATTTAGCTAAAGTGGCTTTATCCCATGCTAAGGCAGGAGCAGATATGGTAGCACCTTCAGATATGATGGATGGGCGAGTTATTGCTATTAGAGAGAAATTAGATCAAGCTTGCTATGATGATGTAGCAATTATGTCTTATTCTGCTAAATATGCTTCGGCTTTTTATGGACCATTTCGTGATGCAGCTCATTCGGCACCTAAACAAGGAGATCGTAAATCTTATCAGATGGATCCTGCTAATAGTGATGAAGCTTTACGTGAAATGAAGTTAGATTTAGATGAAAGTGCCGATATTATAATGGTCAAACCAGCTTTAGCTTATCTAGATATCATTAGAAGGGCTAAGGATAACTTTATTACTCCTATTGCCGCTTATAATGTTAGTGGGGAGTATGCAATGATTAAGGCTGCTGCTGAGAAGGATTGGGTTAATGAAAAGGCAATAGTTTTAGAGATGTTAACTAGTATTAAACGAGCAGGAGCAGAGATTATAATTACATACTGGGCCAAAGATGCAGCCAAGTGGATAAATGATTATTAA
- a CDS encoding phosphocarrier protein HPr has product MVEKSVVIKNETGIHARPASMIVQNASKFESDVNIIKDGQEVNAKSIMGIMSLGISKSSEVTIKADGSDEQAAVDAIVELIESGFGE; this is encoded by the coding sequence ATGGTAGAAAAGTCTGTTGTTATTAAAAATGAAACTGGTATTCATGCAAGACCAGCTTCAATGATTGTACAAAATGCTAGTAAATTTGAATCTGATGTAAATATTATTAAAGATGGTCAAGAAGTTAATGCTAAAAGTATTATGGGGATTATGAGTTTAGGAATTAGTAAGAGCTCAGAAGTTACAATCAAGGCTGATGGTAGTGATGAACAAGCTGCAGTAGATGCTATAGTAGAATTAATTGAAAGTGGCTTTGGAGAATAA